The Sphaerospermopsis torques-reginae ITEP-024 genome has a window encoding:
- a CDS encoding RloB family protein — protein MARKLERRQPSRKITQKILIACEGSKTEPIYFNSIRNDLRSPTLEIIVLPPQKKTDPGNIIERLIEERQKMKNEKRWTTNDTAWAVFDGDEHIERSRENWQNAINRANTQKINLSITNPCFELWYLIHFQDHLSQINRDKLLNLLNKHIPEYDKSMSLFPKPLKSLTETAIQRAEKIAKQIEREELYKYSNPCCSDLPKLISSLLGLKNSNIQS, from the coding sequence ATGGCCAGAAAGTTAGAACGTCGTCAACCGAGCAGAAAAATAACTCAAAAAATCCTCATTGCTTGTGAAGGAAGCAAAACCGAACCAATTTATTTTAACAGCATTCGCAATGATTTACGTTCACCCACTTTAGAAATTATTGTATTACCTCCTCAAAAGAAAACAGATCCAGGTAATATCATTGAAAGACTTATTGAAGAAAGACAAAAGATGAAAAATGAGAAAAGATGGACTACAAATGATACTGCTTGGGCTGTTTTTGATGGGGATGAACATATTGAAAGAAGTAGAGAAAATTGGCAAAATGCCATTAATAGAGCTAATACTCAAAAAATAAATTTATCCATTACAAATCCTTGCTTTGAACTTTGGTATTTAATTCATTTTCAAGATCATTTATCACAAATAAATCGAGATAAATTACTAAACTTACTCAATAAACATATTCCAGAATATGATAAATCAATGTCTCTCTTTCCCAAACCATTAAAATCATTAACTGAAACAGCTATTCAACGTGCTGAAAAAATAGCCAAGCAGATAGAACGCGAGGAATTATATAAATATTCCAATCCTTGTTGTAGCGATTTACCTAAATTAATCAGCAGTTTATTAGGTTTAAAAAATAGCAATATTCAGTCATAA
- a CDS encoding AAA family ATPase, with protein sequence MLLDFTVENYRSIKEPVTLSAIAQKPSRRKTSESSKRKGIKSDHEIAPGYYVEGWDIEVLPVLAIFGANASGKSNVVQALNYLLMMMTDGIQGTTNRQIFFKYAKLDPFKLDSICTKQPTRFELRTIFDNNIYTYSLELNQHCVISEKLDYALHSTKRNRRLFHRQWDDNTKKYIWKTGDDFAGPHNQLQQSIKKNELFMSTLIKIEINIINKILKWSKDNLASIFLVNDKLKFKFTQNLLIDEHDFGSKLILEELVNMITKFDTGLSGIDIKKKSEEDFEYNIYAVHKTHEGKEISWNLDEESLGTQHLFYLAFQIVLNIKIGNLIIIDELGTNLHPNIVKYIIKMFQNPKTNPKNAQLIFTSHDNTLQRNNLLRRDQIWFTQKRPDHSTELYPLTDFHVRNDLAIDKAYLDGRFGAVPFLPLDEEMILQGDEEWPES encoded by the coding sequence ATGCTTTTAGATTTTACCGTAGAAAACTACCGTTCCATTAAAGAACCTGTTACCCTAAGCGCGATCGCTCAAAAACCCAGTCGTCGTAAAACCAGCGAAAGCAGCAAACGCAAAGGGATAAAATCAGATCATGAAATTGCACCTGGGTATTATGTGGAAGGTTGGGATATCGAAGTTTTACCTGTTCTGGCAATTTTTGGCGCTAACGCATCAGGTAAGAGTAATGTAGTTCAAGCATTGAATTATTTACTAATGATGATGACTGATGGTATACAGGGAACTACAAACCGCCAAATATTTTTTAAATATGCCAAACTAGACCCTTTTAAATTAGATAGTATCTGTACTAAACAACCCACAAGATTTGAGCTAAGAACTATATTTGATAATAATATTTATACTTATTCCTTAGAACTTAACCAACATTGTGTAATTTCAGAAAAGTTGGATTACGCATTGCATAGCACTAAAAGAAATCGGCGTTTATTTCATCGTCAATGGGATGATAATACAAAAAAATATATCTGGAAAACTGGTGATGATTTCGCTGGACCACATAATCAACTACAACAGAGTATTAAAAAAAACGAATTATTTATGAGTACATTAATAAAAATAGAAATAAATATAATTAACAAAATATTAAAGTGGTCTAAAGATAATTTGGCTAGTATTTTTTTAGTTAACGATAAACTTAAATTTAAATTTACACAAAATCTATTAATAGATGAACATGATTTTGGTTCTAAACTCATACTTGAAGAGTTAGTTAACATGATCACAAAATTTGATACTGGACTTTCTGGAATAGATATAAAAAAGAAATCTGAAGAAGACTTTGAGTACAATATATATGCTGTGCATAAAACTCATGAAGGTAAAGAGATTTCTTGGAATTTAGATGAAGAATCTTTAGGGACACAGCATCTCTTTTATTTAGCATTTCAGATAGTTTTAAATATTAAAATAGGTAACTTAATAATTATAGATGAATTAGGGACAAATCTTCACCCAAATATTGTAAAATATATTATTAAAATGTTTCAAAATCCCAAAACCAATCCAAAAAACGCTCAACTGATTTTCACCAGCCATGATAACACATTACAAAGAAATAACTTACTCAGACGAGATCAAATATGGTTTACCCAAAAACGCCCAGATCATAGTACAGAATTATATCCTTTAACTGATTTCCATGTCAGAAATGATTTAGCCATAGATAAAGCTTATTTAGATGGACGCTTTGGAGCAGTTCCATTTTTACCATTAGATGAAGAAATGATATTACAGGGTGATGAGGAATGGCCAGAAAGTTAG
- a CDS encoding GTPase family protein, which produces MVRFKLWQWIILVSPIALIITFLLISAGMQIHAWGINWIWGIFTLIFVGWRWLLVKWTKPAVNQIENVFNEVRKELESSSNNNIDISTGKDKTQQIEIALQKVINDAQNDRPIWEDWQTFWQRCQDLVIAIAQIYNPEIKYPLLNIYIPQVYGLIRGTVDDMDKWMQKLSPVLNQVTVGQTYQAYEVYRKLEPSARKFLKAWNFAQWFLNPVAAVAKKASEGIGNRASQELLINLNQVIRETALRNLCQQAISLYAETKIELPTPKLPETKTQTLRDLITQAEPPEKVEQKPVNILIVGRNGAGKSSLINTLFQSELAEVDVLPSTDEIKTYHWQTESGEILNLCDTPGYEQVKRDDLRDLVIDYATKADLLLLVTPALDPALQMDVDFLQDIKKEVADLPIITIITQVDKLRPIREWQPPYNWETGNKPKEISIREATEYRNQLLGSFSNLILPIVTNDVKTGRNAWNIDELSLGLLSTIDPAKQLRLSRFLRNLETRISESAKIIDHYTFQMATTQGLTALLKSPVLQFISTLSTGSPTLAYLLAEKIPVEQLPIVIGKLQIAYELFPLLNTDREKSRNFDLLSLWPLLLENSGNPDTNAWAFGHALIEYWTQNLTIEQMQERFNYYIRSQESVVRS; this is translated from the coding sequence ATGGTACGTTTTAAACTCTGGCAATGGATCATCTTAGTTTCACCCATAGCACTTATTATTACCTTCCTCCTCATATCCGCAGGAATGCAAATTCACGCTTGGGGAATAAATTGGATTTGGGGTATATTTACCCTTATATTTGTAGGCTGGAGATGGTTGTTAGTAAAATGGACAAAACCTGCTGTTAATCAAATTGAAAATGTCTTTAACGAAGTCAGAAAAGAATTGGAATCTAGCAGCAATAATAATATAGATATATCCACAGGAAAAGACAAAACCCAACAAATAGAAATTGCATTACAAAAAGTTATCAATGATGCTCAAAATGATCGTCCAATTTGGGAAGATTGGCAAACATTTTGGCAGCGATGTCAAGATTTAGTAATTGCGATCGCCCAAATTTATAACCCAGAAATTAAATATCCCCTGCTTAACATTTACATCCCTCAAGTCTATGGACTTATTCGCGGTACTGTGGATGACATGGATAAATGGATGCAGAAATTATCCCCTGTTCTTAATCAAGTTACCGTCGGACAAACTTATCAAGCTTATGAAGTTTACCGCAAATTAGAACCATCTGCACGCAAATTTTTAAAAGCTTGGAATTTCGCCCAATGGTTTTTAAATCCTGTCGCTGCGGTAGCTAAAAAAGCAAGTGAAGGTATTGGTAATCGCGCTTCTCAAGAATTATTAATTAACTTGAATCAAGTAATCAGAGAAACCGCTTTGAGAAACTTATGTCAACAAGCAATATCCCTTTATGCAGAGACAAAAATTGAATTACCCACACCCAAATTACCAGAAACAAAAACCCAAACTCTACGGGATCTAATCACCCAAGCAGAACCACCAGAAAAGGTAGAACAAAAGCCAGTTAACATTCTTATTGTCGGCAGAAATGGCGCAGGTAAAAGCAGTTTAATTAATACACTTTTTCAAAGTGAACTAGCAGAAGTTGACGTTTTACCTAGCACCGATGAAATTAAAACCTATCATTGGCAAACAGAAAGCGGTGAAATTCTCAATCTTTGTGATACACCCGGTTATGAACAAGTAAAACGGGATGATTTGCGGGATTTAGTGATTGATTATGCCACAAAAGCCGATTTATTATTATTAGTAACTCCGGCACTTGATCCCGCTTTACAAATGGATGTAGACTTTCTCCAAGACATTAAAAAAGAAGTCGCAGATTTACCCATTATTACCATTATTACCCAAGTAGATAAACTGCGTCCGATTAGAGAATGGCAACCTCCCTATAATTGGGAAACGGGAAATAAACCCAAAGAAATTTCTATTAGAGAAGCAACAGAATATAGAAATCAACTGTTAGGAAGTTTCTCTAATTTAATTTTACCAATAGTTACTAATGATGTAAAAACAGGTCGTAATGCTTGGAATATAGACGAATTATCTTTAGGATTATTATCAACAATAGATCCTGCTAAACAATTACGTCTCTCTCGTTTTTTACGCAACTTAGAAACCCGCATTAGCGAATCTGCCAAAATAATAGATCATTACACCTTTCAAATGGCAACAACCCAAGGACTTACCGCACTTTTAAAAAGTCCAGTTTTGCAATTTATTTCTACCTTATCAACAGGTTCACCAACCCTTGCTTATCTGTTAGCAGAAAAAATTCCCGTCGAACAATTACCCATAGTTATTGGTAAATTGCAGATAGCTTATGAACTGTTTCCACTATTAAATACAGATAGGGAAAAATCACGCAATTTTGATTTATTATCTCTTTGGCCTTTGTTGTTAGAAAATTCTGGAAACCCAGATACTAATGCTTGGGCATTTGGTCATGCTTTAATAGAATATTGGACTCAGAATTTAACCATTGAACAAATGCAGGAAAGATTTAATTATTATATCAGGAGTCAGGAGTCAGTAGTCAGAAGTTAG
- a CDS encoding BrnA antitoxin family protein, with protein MKPEYDFDQAKRGAIIPQEGKTRITIYIDNDILEAFRQKADAEGKGYQTMMNQALRQYLDLAKPPLDEDTLRRIFQEELRAVTFVSSV; from the coding sequence ATGAAACCGGAATATGATTTCGATCAGGCTAAACGGGGTGCGATCATCCCACAAGAAGGTAAAACTCGCATTACCATCTATATTGATAATGATATCTTAGAAGCGTTTAGACAAAAAGCAGACGCTGAAGGGAAAGGTTATCAAACAATGATGAATCAAGCGTTACGACAATATCTCGATCTAGCCAAACCCCCTTTAGATGAAGATACACTACGCCGGATTTTTCAAGAAGAACTGCGGGCTGTAACTTTTGTTAGTTCAGTTTGA
- a CDS encoding BrnT family toxin — MQVEWNPKKAKSNLQKHGVSFSDAEAVLFDPYALSFEDQSAQGEQRFIIMGMDHLWRLLVVVYTYRGDNIRLISARPATAKERRKYETGI; from the coding sequence ATGCAAGTTGAATGGAATCCTAAAAAAGCTAAAAGCAATTTACAAAAACACGGAGTCAGTTTTTCTGATGCTGAGGCTGTGTTGTTTGATCCTTATGCACTTTCTTTTGAAGATCAATCAGCACAAGGTGAACAGCGATTTATTATTATGGGTATGGATCACCTTTGGCGGTTGCTAGTGGTAGTCTATACCTATCGAGGTGATAACATTCGCTTAATTTCTGCCCGTCCTGCTACTGCTAAGGAGAGACGTAAATATGAAACCGGAATATGA
- a CDS encoding DUF29 family protein, which yields MEELLELRELVITGNLEAALNLIDELEEMSKEDKINKIYSYCVILLVHLIKQHSEKRTTNSWDVSIRNATDAIIRVNKRRKSGGYYLNKEELEDILLQAYDRALDNAALEAFGGIYDGLTLKNMIDQELIIKEALNLILT from the coding sequence ATGGAAGAATTATTAGAACTCAGAGAATTAGTTATTACAGGCAACTTAGAAGCTGCCCTAAATTTAATAGATGAATTAGAGGAAATGAGCAAAGAAGATAAAATTAATAAAATTTATAGTTATTGTGTCATTTTGTTAGTTCACTTAATTAAACAACATTCAGAAAAACGCACAACTAATTCCTGGGATGTTTCTATTCGTAATGCTACGGATGCAATTATTAGAGTTAACAAACGTCGCAAATCTGGAGGTTATTATTTGAACAAAGAAGAACTAGAGGATATTTTGTTACAGGCTTATGATCGAGCTTTAGATAATGCTGCTTTAGAAGCTTTTGGGGGAATTTATGATGGATTAACTTTAAAAAATATGATAGACCAAGAATTGATTATAAAAGAAGCTTTAAATTTAATTCTAACTTGA